In one Oncorhynchus masou masou isolate Uvic2021 chromosome 23, UVic_Omas_1.1, whole genome shotgun sequence genomic region, the following are encoded:
- the mettl3 gene encoding N6-adenosine-methyltransferase subunit METTL3: MSDTWSNIQAHKKQLDSLRERLQRRRKDPTQLAAEVGGSSTEGAAARSESPGPALQSPPQEEAERPPDPELEKRLLGYLSDLSLSLPTDSLTITDELSTSEVPVTHGCIQSLLLKFSAQELIEVRQPSVATSPSSSSSTLVISVDHTKLWAMIGGGALGQRKRKAEDQAHHKRPPGSSPALQSPPSPPPTSSISLAPASSSQLTGPSDWKAGGGRGGADKQGRTSKGQTSHLDMEIESLLNQQSTKEQQSKKMSREILELLNTSTAKEQSIVEKFRSRGRAQVQEFCDHGTKEECTRSGFTPQPCTKLHFRRIINKHTDESLGDCSFLNTCFHMDTCKYVHYEIDAPPEAEGGLMGTQAGGMEVGLHQGEEDSNVGKLFPSQWICCDIRVLDVSILGKFSVVMADPPWDIHMELPYGTLTDDEMRKLHIPVLQDDGFLFLWVTGRAMELGRECLSLWGYERVDEIIWVKTNQLQRIIRTGRTGHWLNHGKEHCLVGVKGQPQGFNRGLDCDVIVAEVRSTSHKPDEIYGMIERLSPGTRKIELFGRPHNVQPNWVTLGNQLDGIHLLDPDVVARFKKRYPDGVISKPKNM, encoded by the exons ATGTCGGATACATGGAGCAACATCCAGGCACACAAAAAGCAGCTGGACTCGCTGCGAGAGAGACTGCAGAGGCGACGGAAAGACCCCACGCAACTCGCTGCAG AGGTGGGAGGCAGCAGTACTGAAGGGGCTGCAGCGCGGAGTGAGAGTCCAGGACCAGCCCTCCAGAGTCCCCCACAGGAGGAGGCTGAACGTCCCCCGGACCCTGAACTAGAGAAGAGACTCCTGGGTTATCTGTCGGACCTGAGCCTCTCACTGCCCACTGACTCCTTGACCATTACCGATGAGCTCAGTACT TCTGAAGTGCCTGTCACCCATGGCTGCATCCAGAGTCTGCTGCTCAAGTTCTCTGCCCAGGAGCTCATCGAAGTCCGGCAGCCATCCGtggccacctccccctcctcttcttcctcaacACTCGTCATCTCCGTGGACCACACAAAACTCTGGGCCATGATTGGGGGCGGGGCCTTAGGCCAGAGGAAGAGGAAAGCAGAGGACCAAGCCCACCATAAACGTCCGCCAGGTTCCTCCCCTGCTCTCCAGAGCCCGCCCTCCCCTCCGCCCACTTCCTCCATCTCCCTGGCACCTGCTTCCTCCTCCCAGCTGACCGGGCCCTCTGATTGGAAGGctggaggaggaaggggtggggCAGATAAACAGGGCAGGACCAGTAAGGGGCAGACGTCTCACCTGGACATGGAGATAGAGAGCCTCCTGAACCAGCAGTCCACCAAGGAGCAGCAGAGCAAGAAG atgaGCAGAGAAATCCTGGAGCTTCTGAACACCAGCACAGCTAAAGAGCAGTCCATCGTTGAGAAGTTCCGCTCACGCGGTCGTGCTCAGGTCCAGGAGTTCTGTGACCATGGGACCAAAGAGGAGTGTACGCGGTCTGGGTTCACACCCCAGCCCTGCACCAAGCTGCACTTTCG acGCATCATCAATAAGCACACAGATGAGAGTCTTGGAGACTGCTCCTTCCTCAACACCTGTTTCCACATGGACACCTGTAAATATGTGCACTATGAGATCGACGCCCCTCCAGAGGCAGAGGGGGGCCTGATGGGGACCCAGGCTGGGGGCATGGAGGTGGGACTACACCAGGGGGAGGAAGACAGCAACGTGGGGAAACTGTTCCCCTCTCAg TGGATCTGTTGTGACATCCGGGTCCTGGACGTGTCGATTCTGGGGAAGTTCTCTGTTGTGATGGCCGACCCTCCCTGGGACATCCATATGGAGCTGCCCTACGGAACTCTGACGGACGACGAGATGAGGAAGCTCCACATCCCCGTCCTCCAGGACGACGGCTTCCTCTTCCTCTGGGTGACTGGCAG GGCTATGGAGTTGGGTAGAGAATGTCTGAGTCTTTGGGG CTATGAGCGTGTTGATGAGATCATTTGGGTGAAGACCAACCAGTTACAGAGAATCATCCGTACCGGGAGGACTGGTCACTGGCTCAATCATGGGAAGGAGCACTGCTTG GTGGGCGTGAAGGGACAGCCCCAGGGATTCAACAGAGGGCTGgactgtgatgtcattgtggcagag gtgcgTTCCACCAGCCACAAGCCAGATGAGATTTATGGAATGATTGAGAGACTCTCACCTGGTACCAGgaagattgagctctttggcaGACCTCACAATGTCCAACCAAACTg GGTAACTCTTGGTAATCAGTTAGATGGCATTCACCTCTTGGACCCTGATGTCGTGGCTCGCTTCAAGAAACGTTACCCAGACGGAGTCATCTCCAAACCCAAGAATATGTAG
- the LOC135510511 gene encoding uncharacterized protein C17orf114-like: MGVKVLQCFPWYRRCKERCKAKQCPPSAVPSEEMKPRLSSTVSCGSEGESSSSLSGSQIYFSTKARLSFRHQMDSNFNAVDATC; the protein is encoded by the exons ATGGGTGTGAAGGTGCTCCAGTGCTTCCCCTGGTACAGACGCTGTAAAGAGCGATGCAAGGCTAAACAGTGCCCCCCATCTGCAG TCCCAAGTGAGGAGATGAAGCCCCGCCTGTCGTCCACAGTGTCGTGTGGTAGCGAGGGCGAGAGCAGCAGCAGTCTGAGTGGCTCCCAGATCTACTTCTCCACCAAGGCTCGCCTCTCCTTCAGACACCAGATGGACAGCAACTTCAACGCAGTGGATGCCACCTGCTGA